AATGGCGCTAATAAGGGGTGTGTTTTACTGCTGAAATAACCACGCACCAATAAAGGCTCTTGCAACTGATTAAGATAACCGCTCGTTGCTTCAGAAATAGAATATTGATTACCTTCAGTGACATCCAGACGAATGCTATTCATTTGTCCTAGCCATAAATTAGCCCCAATCGCATTGGCTAACAGTAATCCTGTTACTGCTCGCCAGGCTTGATGATGTGGAGTCACCTGCTGGGTTGCCCAGCGCTCCTTTTCTAAAACAACAGTATTTAGCGCTAAGAAAACCGCAATCATACTGAGATAATAATATAAATCGCGAAAATCAATAACGCCGCGGGTAATAGCATCAAACCGCGAGCCAGTTCCCAATGCACGTAACCATTCCCCCGCTTGGTTACCAAAGAAATCAGTAATGGTATTGGTACCAATTAAATAAAATAAGCCACTAAGGGTAACCGCACTGATTAAACTGACAATTTGGTTATCACTGCGGGCCGAAACAAATAAGCCAATACTTAAATAAGCTGCACCCAATAAAAATGTAGCTAAATAACCAGCCCATACAGGCCCCCAATCCAAATCCCCCATTAATGAGACACTCATGGGTAATGGCAGAGTAATGGCAAGCGCAATAGCCAATAATAATAAACAGCCAGCAAATTTACCCACCACAAAGTGCCATAAGGGTACTGGTTGAGTTAGCACATGCTCCAATGTACCGGTGCGCCGCTCTTCACTCCATAAGCGCATGGTCAATGTGCTGGCCAAGAATATTAATAACAATGGCATCCATTCAAACATAGGCCGCACATCGGCAATGTTGCGGGAAAAAAAAGCTTCTCCCCAAAAGAAAATAAATAATGTAACGGCAGCAAAGGTGGCTAAAAACAAATAGGCTACTGGCGAAGCAAAAAATAGCACCACCTCTTTAGCCGCAATGCGACGAATCAATGGTAGGGGTTGTCCGTTAGGCTGCATTTTTAACCTCCTGAGACTGAACGGTAACAGGCGACTCATTGACTTCTCTAAATAAGGTTTCTAAATCACGATGCTCTGCTGTAATAGCATATAATTGAGCTTCGGCTGCGACGATTTGTTGAGCGATGAACGCACTCACCTCTAATGGGCTGTGACCTTCAGTCAATTTCAAACGGTAGTGAATAACCGGGGTTTTGACTGTTTCTGAAGGCTTTTGCTCAAGAGCTTCGACATTGTCTAAACCAGGTAAGGCCTCCAATAGGGTTTTCGCTTGTTTGTTACCCATTGACGTCACAAGCCGTAAGAAATGACTTGAGCGGAGAGTTTCTAATTTTGCATCAACCGCTAACTGACCATGACGGATGATTAATGCTCGGTCACAAATGGCGTCCACTTCTTGCATGATATGAGTGGATAAAATCACCGTCGCATTTTTAGCAATCTCTCGGATCAACTGTCGCATATGATCCGTTTGGGTGGGATCTAAACCATTCGTTGGCTCATCCAGAATCAACAATTTCGGTTGACCTAAAATAGCTTGTGCCACTCCAACCCGCTGCTTATAACCCCGCGATAAAATGGCAATCGGGTCAAGCAATTTAGCACCAATATCTGTCGCTTGGATTGCCCGCTTAATCTCGGCAATTTTATGGTTATTGGTTAACCCTTTAATTTCCGCAGCGTAGTCAAGGTAATCAGCTACTGACATTTCGGGATAAACTGGCAGGTTTTCTGGTAAATAGCCCAGACTTTGTTGTACCCGTTTGGGGTCAAGCTGCAGATCTACACCATCAATATTGATGGCTCCTTGGTTAGGCTCTAAGTAACCACTTAGCATTTTCATTATAGTGGTTTTACCTGCGCCGTTATGACCGAGCAAGCCGACAATTTCACCTTTCCCGATGGTAAAACTGACATTATCAACCGCTTTGAAACTGCCATAACAACGGGTTAACTGGCTAACTTCCAGCATCATTACTCTCCTGTTATGAGTTTTTTTCTGCAATAACAATGCAACTGATTGAGTATTTGATGTTAAGGGCACTTCTACTAATTGTTTATTCACAGAGGTGCCCTTAAGATGGGGATTCTTAAAAAAAGTTCAAGATATCTTGGAACAGGTTTTTCAAATCAAGGTTATCTAATTTTTGGTTAGCCAATCTTGTTTAACTACCAGACAATATTTATAGGTAAATATACCTATCTTTTGACTGACAGTTGAGCTCAGTAATAAATCATATAACCAATGTATGTGGCATACATACCAACGGTTAAGGCTATAAAAAAGTCATTTTTAAACAAATAATTAATTAATCAGTTCACATCACCCACTCTATAAAAAATATCCTTACATACAGTGTGAAAGGCTTCATACACCCCTCTTGTAAATTATCATTTACTCACTTCTAATTATTAACCAACCCACTTTATTTTTATGTCCATTTCGTCAACTGGATGATTTATTACAAAGGACTT
This is a stretch of genomic DNA from Spartinivicinus poritis. It encodes these proteins:
- a CDS encoding ABC transporter ATP-binding protein, which gives rise to MNKQLVEVPLTSNTQSVALLLQKKTHNRRVMMLEVSQLTRCYGSFKAVDNVSFTIGKGEIVGLLGHNGAGKTTIMKMLSGYLEPNQGAINIDGVDLQLDPKRVQQSLGYLPENLPVYPEMSVADYLDYAAEIKGLTNNHKIAEIKRAIQATDIGAKLLDPIAILSRGYKQRVGVAQAILGQPKLLILDEPTNGLDPTQTDHMRQLIREIAKNATVILSTHIMQEVDAICDRALIIRHGQLAVDAKLETLRSSHFLRLVTSMGNKQAKTLLEALPGLDNVEALEQKPSETVKTPVIHYRLKLTEGHSPLEVSAFIAQQIVAAEAQLYAITAEHRDLETLFREVNESPVTVQSQEVKNAA